In one window of Chryseobacterium sp. JV274 DNA:
- a CDS encoding gliding motility protein GldB: protein MKIFRYIALSSILAAGLVSCKKEAENQWKVEVKETAEKVDVTDISKEFYNPNVPLEQFKTQFPWFQGSVSDADFEKRRMDAEEIKIYKEAIGKINQATLQTELKSLFSHIKYYFPQFKSPKVYLFSSALQMIQDPIFYDQKGNLLFIDITGFMGDGNPNYKGLELYFQKSMNPQNIVPKVSQLFAENIVTESPDHQKFIDQIVLNGKVMILQDAFLPDVPDYLKMNYTKKQYEWATANEANIWNYFVESNLIFGDDPRLGERFISPGPFSKFYTEIDNESSPQIGIFTGWQICKTYLKEKPETKLTAFLKMDATTIFNESGYKPKLKQ, encoded by the coding sequence ATGAAGATTTTTAGATATATTGCGCTTTCTTCTATTTTAGCTGCCGGACTTGTTTCCTGCAAAAAAGAAGCTGAAAATCAATGGAAGGTAGAAGTTAAAGAAACTGCCGAAAAAGTTGATGTAACAGATATCTCCAAAGAATTTTACAATCCGAATGTTCCGCTGGAGCAGTTTAAAACTCAGTTCCCATGGTTTCAGGGAAGTGTTTCAGATGCAGATTTTGAAAAGAGAAGAATGGATGCTGAAGAGATCAAAATCTACAAGGAAGCGATTGGAAAGATAAATCAGGCTACATTACAAACAGAGCTGAAGAGTTTATTCTCGCATATCAAATATTATTTCCCACAGTTTAAAAGCCCCAAAGTATATTTATTTTCATCTGCGTTACAGATGATCCAGGATCCGATATTTTATGATCAGAAAGGAAATCTACTGTTTATAGATATTACCGGTTTTATGGGAGATGGAAATCCTAATTATAAAGGACTGGAACTTTATTTTCAAAAATCAATGAATCCGCAGAATATCGTTCCTAAGGTTTCACAGCTTTTTGCTGAAAATATTGTAACGGAATCTCCTGATCATCAGAAATTCATTGATCAGATCGTTCTGAATGGAAAAGTAATGATTCTTCAGGACGCTTTTCTTCCTGATGTTCCTGATTATCTGAAAATGAATTATACCAAAAAGCAATATGAATGGGCAACAGCTAATGAAGCCAACATCTGGAATTATTTTGTAGAAAGCAACCTGATTTTCGGTGATGATCCAAGATTGGGAGAGCGTTTCATATCGCCCGGACCATTCTCAAAATTTTATACGGAGATTGACAATGAATCTTCACCACAAATCGGAATTTTTACAGGATGGCAGATCTGTAAGACCTACCTTAAGGAAAAGCCTGAAACAAAACTTACAGCTTTCCTGAAAATGGATGCAACGACCATTTTTAATGAATCCGGTTATAAACCGAAACTTAAACAATAG
- a CDS encoding barstar family protein yields MKTVYIDFTDIGDYEDFYAQLKEKIQLPEHFGDNLDALSDTITGEIEMPLHLEFVNMTVDQLEIFEDLLTTLEDAEYEVEDFSFSYYLEQYEDDGDEDEDEE; encoded by the coding sequence ATGAAGACAGTATATATAGATTTTACAGACATAGGTGATTATGAAGATTTTTACGCTCAGTTAAAGGAAAAAATTCAGCTTCCTGAACATTTTGGCGATAATCTTGATGCACTGTCTGACACCATCACCGGAGAAATAGAAATGCCCCTCCATCTGGAATTCGTAAACATGACCGTAGATCAGCTGGAGATTTTTGAAGATCTGCTGACCACTCTTGAAGATGCCGAATACGAAGTAGAAGACTTTAGCTTTAGCTACTATCTGGAGCAGTATGAAGACGATGGGGATGAAGATGAAGACGAAGAATAG
- a CDS encoding DUF2752 domain-containing protein — protein MDIEDFMLTCPSKKFLGVECLGCGAQRAIVLVFEGKFSEAFHMYPAVYTLLLFFFTLGLSFIDKKRKYSNILMGMVIINLIIMVIGYGYKHY, from the coding sequence ATGGATATCGAAGACTTTATGCTTACCTGCCCCAGCAAAAAATTCCTTGGAGTGGAATGCCTGGGATGCGGCGCCCAGAGAGCAATTGTATTGGTGTTTGAAGGAAAGTTTTCTGAAGCTTTTCACATGTATCCTGCCGTATATACCTTATTATTGTTTTTTTTTACCCTGGGCCTGAGTTTTATCGACAAAAAAAGAAAATACAGCAATATTTTAATGGGTATGGTAATCATTAACCTTATTATTATGGTAATTGGGTATGGATATAAACACTATTGA
- the nadE gene encoding NAD(+) synthase: protein MQTQKVIDHIVSWLKDYATNAKVNGYVIGVSGGVDSGVVSTLAAMTGLKTLLIEMPIRQKVDQVDRAQDHMNDLKSRFPNVETMSVDLTPAFEELYKTFDVKDDLYPNEKLAFANTRARLRMLTLYYYGQLNGLLVCGTGNKVEDFGIGFYTKYGDGGVDVSPIADLYKTEVYKLAKGLNLIKSIQEAIPTDGLWDVDRTDEQQIGATYPELEKIQKEYGTKTADDYEGRDKEVFQIFDRMHKAAKHKMDPIPVCDIPEEWRA from the coding sequence ATGCAGACACAAAAAGTGATAGATCATATTGTAAGCTGGTTAAAAGATTATGCGACAAATGCCAAAGTAAACGGATATGTAATTGGAGTTTCCGGAGGAGTAGATTCCGGAGTGGTTTCTACTTTAGCAGCAATGACAGGCCTGAAAACATTACTGATCGAAATGCCGATTCGTCAGAAAGTAGATCAGGTAGACCGTGCACAGGATCATATGAATGACCTTAAATCCAGATTCCCCAATGTAGAAACAATGTCTGTAGATCTTACACCTGCTTTTGAAGAATTGTATAAAACTTTTGATGTAAAAGATGATCTGTATCCTAACGAGAAACTTGCTTTTGCGAATACAAGAGCCCGCCTGAGAATGCTTACTCTTTACTATTACGGACAGCTGAACGGTCTTTTGGTATGTGGAACAGGAAATAAGGTAGAAGATTTCGGAATAGGTTTTTATACAAAATACGGAGATGGTGGAGTAGATGTTTCTCCCATTGCAGATCTTTATAAAACTGAAGTATATAAACTTGCCAAAGGATTGAATCTGATCAAGAGTATTCAGGAAGCTATTCCTACAGACGGACTTTGGGATGTAGACAGAACGGACGAACAGCAGATTGGGGCTACGTATCCGGAACTGGAAAAAATCCAGAAAGAATACGGAACAAAAACGGCTGATGACTACGAAGGAAGAGATAAGGAAGTATTCCAGATTTTTGACAGAATGCATAAAGCTGCCAAACATAAAATGGATCCTATTCCGGTTTGTGATATTCCTGAAGAATGGAGAGCATAA
- a CDS encoding type VI secretion system Vgr family protein has protein sequence MSNTPGKSQATSFRPTQNADGISENHHTGINRLVKLSLVIEGKIIKYYKHFKLKQSTRRHHEFTLTLAHDTLGDRQTHSLEEANKFLGKRLTAVISYKDIDNSPERTFVGVITGVGFSQEQMSLGNIVLTGYSPTILLDGAPHIQSFGGTQSVNVGIIAEEVIKQGIDKSRFDIRVDANNFSQIIYSSQYDETHYNYLARMAEAYGEQFYYDGEVLHFGKLPAQNKPITLTYGSSANDIKVELKAVHTKPQFYGYNSNKNERLTSGSTPIKHVSDLAKTAYSHNESIYKTPALQMAPIKATTHLDVEYSQKSASGSEAVNVFSVSGNTTVPFLHPGCVADVQMRKQDSNETSYFTRIMITEAEHEIDTIGHYNGSFIGIAADTGFLPKPEYTLPKAEPQTATVISNTDPEGQGRIQVRFDWQTNDTTHFIRMMSPDAGGTDQITQNRGYVAIPEVGDQVMVNFVHSHPDRPFVMGGMFHGGIALGGGVNNHLKSIQTRSGIRILMNDEEGSVTILDPSGNTYFMDGQGNISMKAPKNFTLNAGDNINITAGKEISIGAGASITSTANDNIVSIAGKDMKLTASGDITEASDTRTEMIEKEFKRQSETSNEIAGEISMFSELENMTMQSGKIVEFNSAEKSKLF, from the coding sequence ATGTCAAATACACCTGGAAAATCACAAGCGACGTCTTTTCGTCCTACGCAGAATGCAGATGGTATTTCCGAAAACCATCATACAGGTATCAACCGTTTGGTAAAACTTTCTCTTGTCATAGAAGGGAAGATTATCAAGTATTATAAGCATTTTAAGCTTAAACAAAGCACCAGAAGACACCACGAATTTACACTGACACTGGCACATGATACCCTGGGAGACAGACAGACCCATTCATTGGAAGAAGCCAATAAGTTCCTTGGAAAAAGACTTACAGCTGTTATTTCCTATAAAGATATAGACAACAGTCCTGAAAGAACCTTTGTAGGAGTGATTACCGGAGTAGGATTCAGCCAGGAACAAATGAGCCTAGGAAACATTGTGCTTACCGGATACAGTCCTACCATTCTCCTTGACGGAGCACCACATATCCAGAGTTTTGGAGGTACGCAGTCTGTAAATGTAGGAATCATTGCAGAAGAAGTGATTAAACAGGGAATTGACAAAAGCCGTTTTGATATCAGGGTAGATGCGAATAACTTTTCCCAAATCATCTACAGCAGCCAGTATGATGAAACCCATTACAACTATCTGGCAAGAATGGCTGAAGCTTATGGTGAACAGTTCTACTATGACGGTGAAGTCTTACACTTCGGAAAACTTCCTGCTCAGAACAAGCCCATAACCCTTACCTACGGAAGCAGTGCCAATGATATAAAAGTGGAATTGAAAGCAGTACATACCAAACCACAATTTTACGGTTACAACAGTAATAAAAATGAAAGACTGACTTCCGGTTCAACCCCGATCAAACATGTGAGTGATCTGGCAAAAACAGCATACAGTCATAACGAATCTATTTATAAAACCCCGGCTTTACAGATGGCTCCCATCAAAGCTACCACACATCTTGACGTTGAATACTCTCAGAAAAGTGCATCAGGAAGCGAAGCTGTCAACGTTTTTTCCGTTTCAGGAAATACAACAGTTCCTTTCCTGCATCCAGGATGTGTAGCAGATGTGCAGATGCGTAAACAGGATTCTAATGAAACTTCTTATTTCACCAGAATCATGATTACAGAAGCAGAACATGAAATTGACACAATAGGTCATTACAATGGAAGCTTCATAGGGATAGCAGCAGACACTGGCTTTCTTCCAAAACCGGAATATACCCTTCCAAAAGCTGAACCACAGACTGCAACGGTAATTTCTAATACAGATCCCGAAGGACAGGGAAGAATACAGGTGAGATTTGACTGGCAGACCAATGATACCACTCACTTTATCCGTATGATGAGCCCTGATGCAGGGGGAACAGACCAGATTACCCAAAACCGCGGATATGTAGCTATTCCGGAAGTGGGAGATCAGGTGATGGTTAATTTTGTTCACAGCCATCCGGACAGACCCTTCGTAATGGGAGGAATGTTCCATGGAGGAATCGCTTTAGGAGGTGGTGTAAACAATCATCTGAAATCTATCCAAACCAGAAGTGGAATCAGAATTTTAATGAATGATGAAGAAGGTAGTGTAACCATTCTGGATCCGAGTGGCAATACTTATTTCATGGACGGACAGGGCAATATCAGTATGAAAGCACCTAAAAACTTTACTTTAAATGCTGGTGACAATATCAATATCACAGCAGGAAAAGAAATTTCAATAGGAGCTGGAGCAAGTATTACCAGTACTGCAAATGACAATATTGTTTCTATAGCAGGAAAAGATATGAAACTTACGGCTTCAGGAGACATTACGGAAGCTTCCGATACCCGAACAGAAATGATTGAAAAAGAATTCAAGAGACAATCTGAAACATCCAATGAAATAGCAGGTGAAATTTCTATGTTCAGCGAACTGGAAAATATGACCATGCAGAGTGGAAAGATAGTAGAATTCAACAGCGCTGAAAAATCAAAACTTTTCTGA
- a CDS encoding cystathionine gamma-synthase, translating into MNFNTKVIHGGQHHESATGSVNVPVFLTSTFAQKSPGVHSGYEYSRAANPTRQALEDSLASIENGARGLAFGSGLAAIDCVLKLLNPGDEVIAVDDLYGGTYRMFTRLFEKYQLKFTFVNFDDVSKIADVITDKTRLIWVETPTNPLMKLVDIKAVVDIAKGKDILVAVDNTFATPYIQRPIDLGADIVMHSATKYLGGHSDVIAGALIAKDAELGEKLHFIQFASGGILGPHDSYLVLRGIKTLALRMQRHSDNGLAVAKYLENHPAVDKVIYPGLESHPQYELAKSQMKEAGGMVSFTFKSGKKEDAIKFLEKVRVFTLAESLGGVESLANHPALMTHASIPAEKRAELGITDDLVRLSVGIEDAEDLIADLEKAFS; encoded by the coding sequence ATGAATTTTAATACAAAAGTAATTCACGGAGGGCAGCACCACGAGTCTGCAACAGGTTCTGTAAATGTTCCTGTATTTTTGACCTCTACGTTTGCACAAAAAAGCCCTGGAGTACATTCCGGATATGAATATTCAAGAGCTGCCAACCCTACAAGACAGGCATTGGAAGATTCTTTGGCAAGTATTGAAAATGGAGCGAGAGGTTTAGCTTTCGGTTCTGGTCTTGCTGCCATCGACTGTGTTTTGAAATTATTAAACCCAGGTGATGAAGTCATTGCTGTAGATGATCTTTATGGAGGTACTTACAGAATGTTTACAAGACTTTTCGAAAAATATCAGCTGAAGTTTACTTTCGTGAATTTCGATGATGTTTCTAAAATTGCTGATGTTATCACTGATAAAACGAGACTGATCTGGGTAGAAACACCTACCAACCCTTTGATGAAATTGGTAGACATCAAAGCGGTTGTAGATATTGCGAAAGGAAAAGATATTTTAGTAGCAGTAGACAATACTTTTGCAACGCCTTATATTCAAAGACCTATTGATCTGGGTGCTGATATTGTGATGCACTCTGCCACCAAATATCTGGGTGGACACTCTGATGTGATTGCGGGAGCGCTTATCGCTAAAGATGCTGAACTGGGAGAAAAACTTCACTTTATTCAGTTTGCAAGTGGTGGTATTTTAGGACCTCATGATTCTTACCTTGTACTGAGAGGGATCAAAACACTGGCATTAAGAATGCAGAGACATTCTGACAACGGACTTGCAGTAGCCAAGTATCTTGAAAATCATCCTGCTGTAGATAAAGTAATTTATCCGGGATTAGAATCTCACCCTCAGTATGAATTGGCAAAATCTCAGATGAAGGAAGCAGGAGGAATGGTTTCATTCACTTTCAAATCCGGAAAGAAAGAAGATGCAATTAAATTCTTAGAGAAAGTAAGAGTATTCACCCTTGCAGAATCTTTAGGAGGAGTAGAATCTCTGGCTAACCACCCTGCTCTGATGACCCATGCTTCAATCCCGGCAGAAAAACGTGCTGAACTGGGGATCACTGATGATCTTGTTCGTTTAAGCGTAGGTATTGAAGATGCAGAAGATCTTATTGCAGATCTTGAGAAAGCTTTTTCTTAA
- a CDS encoding GNAT family N-acetyltransferase, which yields MTIRKEEEKDHKKVFSLVEEAFRDMEHSDHQEQFLVEKLRLSSAFIPELSLVAEDGNGEIAGHILFTKITIEGDGESFQSLALAPVSVKPEFKNQGIGGKLILQGHHIAKELGYESVILIGHENYYPRFGYKKTSNFGISFPFDIPEENGMAVELIKDGLKNKKGVVKYPQEFGID from the coding sequence ATGACTATTAGAAAAGAAGAAGAAAAAGATCATAAAAAAGTTTTCAGTCTTGTAGAGGAAGCTTTCAGAGATATGGAACACAGCGATCATCAGGAACAGTTTCTTGTTGAAAAATTAAGATTGTCCAGTGCTTTTATTCCGGAATTGTCATTAGTGGCAGAAGATGGGAATGGTGAAATTGCAGGACATATTCTGTTCACAAAAATTACAATTGAAGGTGATGGAGAATCTTTCCAATCTCTTGCACTGGCTCCTGTTTCTGTAAAACCTGAATTTAAAAATCAGGGAATCGGCGGGAAATTGATTCTTCAGGGACACCATATTGCCAAAGAATTGGGATATGAATCTGTAATATTGATCGGACATGAAAATTATTATCCGCGCTTTGGTTACAAAAAAACAAGTAATTTTGGGATTTCTTTTCCATTCGATATTCCGGAAGAAAACGGAATGGCTGTAGAATTGATAAAAGACGGATTAAAAAATAAAAAAGGAGTGGTGAAATACCCTCAGGAATTTGGAATAGACTAA
- a CDS encoding GNAT family N-acetyltransferase codes for MKNTRKAVISDLPQLAKLFDQYRIFYHKTSDISAATSFLQERLENKDSEIFVAEENGKLTGFVQLYPIFSSTRMQRYWLLNDLYVNENHRGKGYSKELIEESKEHCRSSKACGILLETGKSNDIGNQLYPACGFELYDSVNFYEWSNS; via the coding sequence ATGAAAAACACAAGAAAAGCAGTCATTTCCGACTTGCCTCAACTTGCAAAACTATTTGATCAGTACAGAATATTCTATCACAAGACCTCAGATATTTCTGCCGCGACAAGTTTTCTTCAGGAAAGACTTGAAAATAAAGATTCTGAAATTTTTGTTGCAGAAGAAAATGGTAAACTTACAGGTTTCGTACAATTATACCCTATATTCTCATCTACAAGAATGCAGCGCTACTGGCTGCTGAATGATCTCTACGTGAATGAAAACCATAGAGGAAAGGGCTATTCTAAAGAATTAATTGAAGAATCCAAGGAGCACTGCCGTTCATCAAAAGCATGTGGTATCCTTTTAGAAACAGGAAAAAGCAATGATATCGGGAATCAGCTGTATCCAGCCTGCGGATTTGAATTGTATGACTCTGTGAACTTCTACGAGTGGAGCAATTCATGA
- the namA gene encoding NADPH dehydrogenase NamA yields MLYTPIKFRNVELKNRWVMSPMCMYSCENGEANDFHFVHYGSRSQGGTGLLIVEATGVEPKGRITNHCMGIWNDEQAEKLQRIVEFVHKNSESRIGIQLAHAGRKGSTWNNLQISIEEGWETVAPSPIPYHPTERIPHTLTTDEVKEQVQNFKKAARRAVEAGFDVIEIHGAHGYLIHQFLSPLSNIRTDEYGGSFENRIRFLIEIVDAVNGELNENTALFVRISGTEYAENGWDIQSSVELAKILKEHAVDLVDVSSGGNIHGAKISVFDGYQVPFSSQVRNEAGVKTGAVGLITKIEQAEEILQKGDADLVFVAREILRNPYIAVQGSFEMKEDCFFPHQYTRAKISS; encoded by the coding sequence ATGTTATATACACCAATAAAATTTAGAAATGTAGAGTTAAAAAACAGATGGGTAATGTCACCCATGTGTATGTATTCATGTGAAAACGGAGAAGCCAATGACTTCCATTTCGTACATTACGGAAGCAGATCACAAGGGGGTACAGGTCTGTTGATTGTAGAGGCTACGGGAGTAGAACCTAAAGGAAGAATTACCAATCACTGCATGGGAATCTGGAATGATGAGCAGGCAGAAAAATTACAAAGGATTGTGGAGTTTGTTCATAAAAACTCTGAAAGCAGAATAGGAATTCAGCTGGCTCATGCCGGAAGGAAAGGCTCAACATGGAATAACCTGCAGATTTCTATTGAAGAAGGCTGGGAAACCGTTGCACCAAGCCCTATTCCGTATCACCCGACGGAAAGAATTCCGCATACGCTCACTACAGATGAGGTAAAGGAGCAGGTTCAGAATTTTAAAAAAGCAGCAAGAAGAGCTGTAGAAGCTGGTTTTGACGTTATTGAAATTCATGGGGCACACGGATATCTGATCCATCAGTTCCTGTCACCGCTATCCAATATCAGAACAGACGAATATGGGGGAAGCTTTGAAAACAGAATCAGGTTTCTGATCGAAATTGTAGATGCTGTTAATGGAGAATTGAATGAAAATACAGCCCTTTTTGTAAGAATTTCGGGAACGGAGTATGCAGAGAATGGTTGGGATATTCAAAGCAGTGTGGAACTGGCAAAAATTTTGAAAGAACATGCTGTAGACCTTGTTGATGTATCCAGCGGCGGCAATATCCATGGCGCGAAAATTTCGGTTTTCGATGGCTATCAGGTTCCTTTTTCATCACAGGTGAGAAATGAAGCCGGTGTAAAGACAGGAGCAGTAGGATTGATTACCAAAATAGAGCAGGCTGAAGAAATCCTTCAGAAAGGTGATGCCGATCTTGTTTTTGTGGCAAGAGAAATTCTTAGAAATCCATATATTGCCGTTCAGGGGTCTTTTGAGATGAAAGAAGACTGCTTTTTTCCACATCAGTATACCAGAGCCAAAATCTCTTCTTAA
- a CDS encoding cytidine deaminase, with amino-acid sequence MKKDIQISYEYFKNSSELSTIENTLFERAKEARENAYAPYSQFLVGCSVLLESGEIYSGNNQENAAYPSGLCAERTTLFWVAANFPNVKIKKIFVVGGPKEFHENNPPIPPCGACRQSLIEYETKQNENIDLYFSSMNEEVVKVQAVKDLLPFYFDSSFL; translated from the coding sequence ATGAAAAAAGATATACAGATCAGTTACGAATATTTTAAAAATAGCAGTGAACTGAGCACCATAGAAAATACATTATTTGAAAGAGCCAAAGAGGCTCGTGAGAATGCTTATGCCCCTTATTCTCAATTTCTGGTAGGATGTTCCGTGTTATTGGAAAGCGGAGAAATCTATTCCGGGAATAATCAGGAAAATGCCGCTTATCCATCCGGACTCTGTGCAGAAAGAACTACTCTTTTTTGGGTAGCCGCCAACTTTCCAAATGTGAAAATAAAAAAGATCTTTGTGGTGGGAGGTCCTAAAGAATTTCATGAAAATAATCCTCCGATTCCTCCTTGTGGAGCATGCCGTCAGAGTCTTATCGAATATGAGACAAAACAAAATGAGAATATTGACCTTTATTTCTCCAGTATGAATGAAGAGGTTGTAAAAGTGCAGGCAGTGAAGGATCTGCTGCCATTTTATTTTGATTCTTCATTTTTGTAA
- the tssD gene encoding type VI secretion system tube protein TssD, translating to MAGNSRGILKFNGGEGQKLLKLNYSVSRSTDISGRVASDPSNALIKVTIEATEKSDVLESLLNSKYKPTSGEINFNKSHEEGTLISLKWENGYVIQHEVDFDAIDSNNMLISFVVSAESITYGNSSYDGLWPMS from the coding sequence ATGGCAGGAAATTCAAGAGGAATCTTAAAATTCAATGGAGGAGAAGGTCAAAAGTTATTAAAGCTTAACTACAGCGTATCAAGATCTACAGACATATCAGGACGTGTAGCATCTGATCCGTCAAACGCATTGATTAAAGTAACTATTGAAGCAACAGAAAAATCTGATGTTTTAGAAAGTTTGCTGAACAGTAAATATAAACCTACAAGCGGAGAAATAAACTTCAATAAATCTCACGAAGAAGGAACATTGATTTCTTTGAAATGGGAAAACGGATATGTTATCCAGCATGAAGTAGACTTTGATGCAATAGACAGTAACAATATGCTGATCAGCTTTGTAGTAAGTGCTGAAAGCATTACATATGGAAACTCATCTTATGACGGACTTTGGCCAATGAGCTAG
- a CDS encoding GNAT family N-acetyltransferase yields MKIETERLILRKLEDEDFESIFLLDSNPEVMKYIGVPVLTDINESRNVISMIQKQYEENGVGRLGVVEKESGLLIGWSGLKLLTHETNGYKNVLELGYRFLPESWGKGYAVEAGIASLNYGFNDLNAEVIYAYAHSEHEVSNHILRKLGFEKTSEFEEPDGVCFWYELKREKYKSNDY; encoded by the coding sequence ATGAAAATAGAAACAGAGCGACTGATATTAAGAAAACTCGAGGATGAAGATTTTGAAAGTATATTTCTGCTGGACTCCAATCCGGAAGTCATGAAATATATTGGTGTACCGGTATTGACAGATATCAATGAATCTAGAAATGTTATCAGCATGATTCAGAAACAATATGAAGAAAATGGAGTAGGAAGACTGGGAGTAGTGGAGAAAGAAAGCGGTCTTCTGATAGGTTGGAGCGGATTGAAATTATTAACCCATGAAACCAATGGCTACAAAAATGTATTGGAGCTGGGATATCGTTTTTTGCCGGAATCATGGGGAAAAGGATATGCTGTGGAAGCCGGAATAGCTTCTCTGAATTATGGTTTTAATGACCTGAATGCTGAGGTTATTTATGCCTATGCTCATTCTGAACATGAGGTGTCTAATCATATTTTAAGAAAATTAGGATTTGAAAAAACCAGTGAGTTTGAAGAACCTGACGGAGTCTGTTTCTGGTACGAACTGAAACGTGAAAAATATAAGAGTAATGACTATTAG
- the gldC gene encoding gliding motility protein GldC yields the protein MRKTQITIDVELDENHVPENITWNAQDGGIDKQDTKATMISVWDDKTREALRIDLWTKEMPVDQMKMFIHQILISLGSTYQRATGEEDVAQWMEEVAEEFAVKSAIK from the coding sequence ATGAGAAAGACTCAGATTACGATAGATGTAGAGCTTGATGAAAATCATGTACCTGAAAATATTACATGGAACGCTCAGGATGGAGGTATTGATAAGCAAGATACTAAAGCAACGATGATTTCTGTATGGGATGATAAAACAAGAGAGGCATTAAGAATTGATCTTTGGACTAAAGAAATGCCTGTAGACCAAATGAAGATGTTTATCCACCAGATTTTAATATCTTTAGGAAGCACTTATCAGAGAGCAACGGGTGAGGAGGATGTAGCGCAGTGGATGGAAGAAGTTGCAGAAGAGTTTGCTGTGAAATCTGCTATTAAGTAA
- a CDS encoding leucine-rich repeat domain-containing protein yields MMKIKIITTLCLILGLSFFYGQKLEFKDKNFEKAVLENFDLNRNGILEPMEAGTVTNLFLVQKGITSTEDLHFFKNVKMIILDDNVIPNIVLNSLDQLELFSCTGCKISSFKAENLKNLSSLYLDNNLLEGISLNGIPKIDQLTLSLNQLKTVDLTQFKVLRKLNVEHNKLQKIDISGNPALQTLNVMGNKIKETDIKKGTKTDVTIFGAEE; encoded by the coding sequence ATGATGAAAATTAAAATAATTACAACCCTTTGCCTTATTTTGGGACTTTCTTTTTTCTATGGGCAAAAGCTGGAATTTAAAGATAAGAACTTTGAAAAAGCTGTACTTGAAAATTTTGATCTGAATAGAAACGGAATACTTGAACCCATGGAAGCTGGGACGGTTACGAACCTGTTCCTTGTTCAGAAAGGGATTACTTCCACAGAAGATCTGCACTTTTTTAAAAATGTGAAAATGATTATTCTGGATGATAATGTGATTCCGAATATTGTACTAAACAGCTTGGATCAACTCGAATTGTTTTCCTGTACAGGATGTAAAATCTCCTCATTCAAAGCAGAAAATCTGAAAAATTTAAGTTCTTTATATCTGGACAATAATCTGTTGGAAGGTATTTCGCTGAATGGAATTCCAAAAATTGACCAATTAACATTATCTTTAAATCAATTAAAAACAGTTGACCTTACGCAGTTCAAAGTATTAAGGAAACTGAATGTAGAACATAATAAGCTTCAAAAAATTGATATTTCCGGGAATCCTGCTTTACAAACCCTCAATGTAATGGGAAATAAAATAAAAGAAACAGACATCAAAAAAGGTACAAAAACAGACGTAACTATTTTTGGTGCTGAAGAATAA
- a CDS encoding ribonuclease domain-containing protein produces the protein MNGKIRSLFFICLGLLFGMAVMYVYRNFIEDKKDHAGSVKKETVSYGSTSPNGASNNGNSSAQVSIDQLTEEKTVISYVKQNHQLPDYYITKNEARKQGWNPSQGNLCDVIPGKAIGGDKFGNREGRLPDGERYFEADVNYHCGGRNADRIIYTQNGEVYLTKNHYKSFEKQ, from the coding sequence ATGAACGGTAAAATAAGATCCTTATTTTTTATATGCCTGGGACTCCTTTTCGGAATGGCTGTAATGTATGTTTACAGGAACTTTATTGAAGATAAGAAAGATCATGCAGGTTCTGTAAAAAAGGAAACAGTGAGCTATGGCAGTACCTCCCCGAATGGTGCATCCAATAATGGAAATTCATCAGCTCAGGTATCTATTGATCAACTGACAGAAGAAAAGACGGTGATCAGCTACGTGAAGCAGAATCATCAACTTCCGGATTATTATATCACTAAAAATGAAGCCAGAAAACAAGGATGGAATCCTTCCCAGGGAAACCTTTGTGACGTAATTCCCGGAAAAGCGATTGGCGGAGATAAATTCGGAAACAGAGAAGGGCGGTTGCCTGATGGCGAAAGGTACTTTGAAGCAGATGTAAACTATCATTGCGGCGGAAGAAATGCTGACCGTATCATTTATACCCAAAATGGGGAAGTATACCTTACCAAAAATCATTATAAGAGCTTTGAGAAACAATAA